In Phyllopteryx taeniolatus isolate TA_2022b chromosome 6, UOR_Ptae_1.2, whole genome shotgun sequence, one genomic interval encodes:
- the skap2 gene encoding src kinase-associated phosphoprotein 2: protein MRDAPEEFVALISDLETFLCEGLKGENLSKKAKDKREAFIKRIKEVKLGFPHDFKEKSGEDSDDEEEVDSSNNDGASLQSERTDKEEDTYEGSQLSPPIAAQDLQSILMSGYLEKRRKDHSFFGQEWQKRWCALSYRTFYYYGHEKDKQQKGEFNIDGYNVKMNNSLRKDSKKDFCFEVSAPDKRDYQFCASLAKEAKEWVKWIDFVLKDKSGIIQEEEEEEEEVEKAEEQLMYDDVGLGPDTDIYEVLPDTSTDYQNYYQGLWDCVVDHPDELSFQRGDTIYILSKEYQSYGWWVGEKDGNIGIVPRDYLLELYAL from the exons atgCGAGACGCCCCGGAGGAATTCGTCGCGCTCATTTCag ACCTTGAAACGTTCCTCTGTGAAGGCCTGAAAGGGGAAAATCTGAGTAAGAAGGCGAAAGATAAGAGGGAAGCCTTCATTAAACGGATTAAAGAGGTCAAATTAGG TTTTCCACATGATTTCAAGGAAAAAA GCGGCGAGGACTCTGACGATGAGGAGGAGGTGGACAGCAGCAACAACGACGGAGCCTCGCTGCAGTCTGAGCGCACTGACAAGGAGGAGGACACCTATGAGG GTTCCCAGCTATCTCCACCGATAGCAGCACAAGATCTGCAGTCTATTCTCATGTCAGGATACCTGGAGAAACGCAGGAAGG ATCACAGTTTTTTCGGCCAGGAGTGGCAGAAGAGATGGTGCGCTCTAAGCTATCGCACCTTCTATTATTATGGCCATGAGAAAG ACAAGCAGCAGAAAGGCGAATTCAACATCGATGGCTACAATGTCAAAATGAACAACAGCTTACGGAAAGACTCCAAGAAagacttttgttttgaagtctCAGCTCCAGACAAGCGAGACTATCAG TTCTGTGCGTCATTGGCGAAAGAGGCAAAGGAATGGGTGAAATGGATAGACTTTGTTTTGAAAG ATAAGTCTGGTATcatccaagaagaagaagaggaggaggaagaggtggaGAAGGCGGAGGAACAGCTAATGTACGATGATGTGGGACTTGGACCGGATACAGACATCTATGAGGTGCTCCCAG ACACCAGCACAGACTACCAGAACTACTACCAGGGCTTATGGGACTGTGTAGTTGACCACCCAGATGAACTCTCCTTCCAGCGTGGAGACACCATTTATATactgagcaag
- the hoxa2b gene encoding homeobox protein Hox-A2b encodes MNYAFGLESGFINSRPSLAECLTPPRDRDAFQTASINTSAPIPPPRPTRGSGSPQHAAAAPSAARYPWMKEKKSTKRQQTPAGSSPLQASLEIISAGECPAASCRRLRTAYSNTQLLELEKEFHFNKYLCRPRRLEIASSLDLSEKQVKVWFQNRRMKHKRQTHFKENRESELSKHAVDFLEEAQERYKGERYFQPNVFNSQLSPSSHNAHNEQSLCTSEKNAKQPSNCTSTAPVWASTKGPDNDPPPGVHDDRRSPGTCGSLRDLSLCACSFSPGWSSSAQSPLALSPETLELFSETLTTMEVHNLSY; translated from the exons atGAATTACGCATTTGGCCTTGAAAGTGGTTTCATCAACAGCCGGCCGTCGCTCGCCGAGTGCCTGACGCCCCCCCGCGACCGCGATGCCTTCCAGACGGCATCCATCAACACCTCCGCGCCGATTCCTCCTCCCCGTCCGACGAGGGGCTCCGGAAGCCCGCAGCACGCCGCCGCGGCACCGTCCGCCGCGCGGTACCCGTGGATGAAGGAGAAGAAAAGCACCAAGAGGCAGCAGACTCCCGCGGGCTCCTCTCCGCTGCAAG ctTCATTGGAGATAATAAGCGCGGGGGAGTGCCCCGCGGCGTCCTGCAGGAGGCTGAGGACGGCGTACAGCAACACGCAACTCCTGGAGCTGGAGAAGGAGTTCCACTTCAACAAGTACCTGTGCAGACCCAGGCGGCTGGAGATCGCCTCCTCGTTGGATTTAAGCGAGAAGCAGGTGAAAGTGTGGTTCCAGAACCGCAGGATGAAACACAAACGGCAGACGCATTTCAAAGAGAACCGGGAGAGCGAATTAAGCAAACACGCGGTGGACTTTTTGGAGGAGGCGCAGGAGAGGTATAAGGGGGAGAGGTATTTCCaaccaaatgttttcaattcCCAACTCTCTCCTAGCAGCCACAACGCCCACAATGAACAGTCTTTGTGCACGAGTGAGAAAAATGCGAAACAGCCTTCGAATTGCACTTCCACGGCTCCCGTCTGGGCGTCCACAAAAGGCCCGGACAACGATCCTCCCCCCGGCGTGCACGATGATCGTCGTTCCCCGGGCACGTGCGGCTCTTTGCGGGACCTTTCCTTATGCGCGTGCTCGTTCTCGCCAGGCTGGTCCAGTTCGGCCCAAAGTCCACTGGCATTATCGCCTGAAACTTTGGAGCTTTTCTCTGAAACGCTCACAACTATGGAAGTGCACAATTTGAGCTATTGA